Proteins from one Streptosporangium becharense genomic window:
- a CDS encoding glutamyl-tRNA reductase, whose protein sequence is MSVLVVGLSHRTAPVALLERVSVSGDALVKLLHDVQRDLHVAEAMVVSTCNRVEVYAEVDRFHAAVTSLSRLLGTHSGVPMEQLAAHLYVHYEDRAVEHLFSVCAGLDSMVVGEGQILGQVRSALKLAQEEGTLGPTLNELVQQSLRVGKRAHTETGIDRAGASLVGVGLTLAERVLGPIQGRRALVVGAGSMSALSAATLHRAGVTDIVVVNRTYERAARLAQTVGGRAAEFGELTAELARADLVVSCTGATDVVITADMVTPREMFLLDLALPHDVDPAVRNLPGVTLVDLESMQNGDADAGTDDGGRAEAVTAVRGIVAEEVTAYLSAERAARVTPTVVALRSKAAQVVEAELGRLTARVPELDGRMRDEVTQTVRRVVDKLLHEPTVRVKQLAESPAGDHYAEALRELFNLDPKVPDAVRRIEKSGPGKKEAGL, encoded by the coding sequence ATGAGCGTCCTCGTCGTCGGCCTCAGCCACCGCACGGCTCCGGTGGCGTTGCTGGAACGCGTCTCCGTCTCCGGCGACGCGCTGGTCAAGCTCCTGCACGACGTGCAGCGAGACCTCCACGTCGCCGAGGCCATGGTCGTCTCGACCTGTAACCGGGTCGAGGTCTACGCCGAGGTCGACCGCTTCCACGCCGCGGTGACCTCGCTCTCCCGGCTGCTCGGCACGCACTCCGGCGTCCCCATGGAGCAGCTCGCCGCCCACCTCTACGTCCACTACGAGGACCGGGCGGTCGAGCACCTGTTCTCGGTGTGCGCCGGTCTCGACTCGATGGTGGTGGGCGAGGGGCAGATCCTCGGCCAGGTGCGTTCGGCGCTCAAGCTCGCCCAGGAGGAGGGCACACTCGGCCCGACGCTCAACGAGCTCGTCCAGCAGTCGCTGCGGGTCGGCAAGCGCGCGCACACCGAGACGGGCATCGATCGGGCGGGCGCCTCCCTCGTGGGGGTGGGGCTCACCCTTGCCGAACGCGTCCTCGGCCCGATCCAGGGCAGGCGCGCTCTGGTCGTCGGGGCCGGTTCGATGAGCGCTCTGTCCGCCGCGACGCTGCACCGCGCCGGCGTCACCGACATCGTCGTGGTCAACCGCACCTACGAGCGCGCCGCGCGGCTGGCGCAGACCGTCGGCGGCCGGGCCGCCGAGTTCGGCGAGCTGACCGCCGAGCTGGCCCGGGCCGACCTGGTGGTCTCCTGCACCGGTGCCACGGACGTGGTCATCACGGCGGACATGGTGACGCCGCGTGAGATGTTCCTGCTCGACCTGGCGTTGCCCCATGACGTCGACCCGGCGGTGCGGAACCTGCCCGGCGTGACCCTGGTCGACCTGGAGTCCATGCAGAACGGGGACGCCGACGCCGGCACCGACGACGGCGGGCGCGCCGAGGCGGTCACGGCCGTGCGTGGGATCGTCGCCGAGGAGGTCACCGCCTACCTGTCGGCCGAGCGGGCGGCCCGGGTCACGCCGACCGTGGTCGCGCTGCGGAGCAAGGCGGCGCAGGTGGTCGAGGCGGAGCTGGGCCGGCTCACGGCGCGGGTCCCCGAGCTCGACGGGCGGATGCGCGACGAGGTCACCCAGACCGTCAGGCGCGTGGTCGACAAGCTGCTCCACGAGCCGACCGTGCGTGTCAAGCAGCTGGCCGAGTCGCCGGCAGGCGATCATTATGCGGAAGCACTGCGCGAGTTGTTCAATCTGGACCCGAAGGTTCCCGACGCGGTGCGCCGCATCGAGAAGAGCGGGCCGGGCAAGAAGGAGGCAGGGTTGTGA
- a CDS encoding redox-sensing transcriptional repressor Rex — protein MIRRLSQARERGIPEATVARLPLYLRALNGMAERGLATVSSEDLAVAAGVNSAKLRKDLSHLGSYGTRGVGYDVEYLIYQISRELGLTQDWAVAIVGVGNLGRALANYGGFVSRGFRVAALLDADPAVVGDHIAGLNVEHIDELEAVIRRRGVSIVVLATPAAAAQQVADRVVAAGVTSILNFAPVVLTVPEGVDIRKVDLSIELQILAFHEQRKTDRMTGGPAMAEEWPEAVDL, from the coding sequence GTGATCCGCCGTCTGTCACAAGCCCGCGAACGCGGTATCCCCGAGGCGACCGTCGCCCGGCTACCGCTCTATCTGCGAGCGCTGAACGGCATGGCCGAGCGGGGCCTGGCCACCGTGAGCTCGGAAGACCTGGCGGTCGCCGCGGGCGTCAACTCCGCCAAGCTCCGCAAGGACCTGTCCCACCTCGGTTCGTACGGCACCCGCGGGGTCGGTTACGACGTCGAGTACCTGATCTACCAGATCTCGCGTGAGCTGGGCCTCACCCAGGACTGGGCCGTCGCCATCGTGGGAGTGGGTAACCTCGGACGTGCGCTCGCCAACTACGGCGGGTTCGTCTCCCGCGGGTTCAGGGTCGCGGCGCTCCTCGACGCCGACCCCGCGGTGGTGGGCGACCACATCGCGGGATTGAATGTGGAGCACATCGACGAGCTGGAAGCCGTGATCAGGCGGCGAGGAGTATCGATCGTGGTGCTCGCGACGCCGGCCGCGGCGGCCCAGCAGGTGGCCGACCGGGTCGTCGCCGCAGGGGTCACCAGCATCCTCAACTTCGCCCCTGTCGTTCTCACGGTGCCAGAAGGCGTCGATATCCGTAAAGTCGACCTATCGATCGAACTACAGATCCTGGCGTTCCACGAACAACGCAAGACGGATCGGATGACTGGGGGGCCCGCGATGGCCGAGGAGTGGCCCGAGGCGGTGGACCTGTGA
- a CDS encoding glutaredoxin family protein, with protein MSPRDHRITLLGKPGCHLCDDARAIIERVAADLGVPWEERDITASEEDHARYWDMIPVTLIDGVQHDFWRVDENRLRAALTG; from the coding sequence ATGTCACCGCGAGACCACCGCATCACCCTGCTCGGCAAGCCCGGCTGCCACCTCTGCGACGACGCGCGGGCGATCATCGAGCGCGTCGCCGCGGACCTCGGCGTCCCCTGGGAGGAACGCGACATCACCGCCTCGGAGGAGGACCACGCCCGTTACTGGGACATGATCCCGGTCACCCTGATCGACGGGGTCCAGCACGACTTCTGGCGCGTCGACGAGAACCGCCTGCGCGCCGCGCTCACAGGGTGA
- a CDS encoding antibiotic biosynthesis monooxygenase, with amino-acid sequence MEVLVAVIAFAGSLLAVIATVALISRVRSEPKGWLIAWSVTTASLAVSLGVVAAGHLLGFGAITFRIYQLTGSFLAPLWLAVGVVQLLARKGAARFGSWLLGIALTVIAAVILSLDPVAKEAELAKTLPLGSRHWGVPPTYLLMAAHAIVAVILLAGIVLAAVRWRGGDDYDVDNMHALLVLGPAGLALVGAVSFAVEGVFTTLLLLVAAAAVWYAVLRPLAPYEDEGEDEEDWTPRPMPPRTPDMPPLDIQVAGRGMSSQSPSSRAVPAESPRRSGLGDLVAEYRAGERETGSGGRARPQPVVSDDGFDGPATGTFMAGEYGMPPADRRPGGNLFDAFGPDADHPGGDAGHRGAFGAPPMTGQFGVPAAGPEAGRSGVFDSGPVTGQFGLPPLGPEATRPGVPPSGPASARPNVPPSGPEAGRPGVPPPGPEAARPAVPDDGPATGEYDIPANEFGRHGSRGSRRRGPGTGEFGRPVGPGTGEFGKPREAGEPGKRGVPVTGEFAMPDGSLPGSEGSLKPMPADQAFGAPVRGGGHAEPPGYGPVAAPRGHDQEFGGPSTGATQAAGPAQLAGPAQPAGPGGTGDRVGGSGRPSPSIFGTLTVFTLLDGTGEAFDRLAEETVEAVRRSEPDTLVYTCHSVKSAPLQRIVYELYRDQVAYTEHQRQPHMERFVTERQPMVLATNVIELTVNAAKVVPLPTAFTL; translated from the coding sequence ATGGAAGTCCTCGTCGCTGTCATCGCCTTTGCGGGCTCCTTGCTCGCGGTCATCGCCACCGTCGCGCTCATCAGCCGTGTCCGCAGTGAGCCCAAGGGCTGGCTGATCGCCTGGAGCGTCACGACGGCGTCGCTGGCCGTGTCACTCGGAGTAGTCGCCGCTGGTCACCTGCTCGGATTCGGGGCCATCACATTCCGGATATACCAGTTGACCGGATCATTCCTGGCTCCGCTCTGGCTGGCCGTCGGAGTCGTTCAACTGCTGGCGCGCAAGGGGGCGGCCAGATTCGGCTCATGGCTGCTGGGCATCGCCCTCACCGTCATCGCCGCGGTGATCCTGTCACTCGACCCGGTCGCCAAGGAGGCCGAGCTCGCCAAGACACTGCCGCTGGGCAGCCGCCACTGGGGTGTGCCGCCGACGTACCTGCTTATGGCCGCGCACGCGATCGTCGCGGTCATACTCCTGGCGGGCATCGTCCTGGCGGCCGTGCGCTGGCGTGGCGGCGACGACTACGACGTCGACAACATGCACGCTCTGCTGGTGCTCGGTCCCGCCGGGCTGGCGCTCGTCGGCGCGGTGAGCTTCGCGGTGGAGGGCGTGTTCACCACGCTGCTGCTGCTCGTGGCCGCGGCGGCCGTCTGGTACGCGGTGCTTCGCCCGCTGGCCCCCTACGAGGACGAGGGCGAGGACGAGGAGGACTGGACTCCCCGCCCGATGCCTCCCCGGACCCCGGACATGCCGCCGCTCGACATCCAGGTCGCCGGTCGCGGCATGTCCTCGCAGAGTCCGTCGTCCAGGGCCGTGCCGGCAGAGTCGCCGCGCCGTTCCGGTCTCGGGGACCTGGTCGCCGAGTACCGCGCGGGCGAGCGGGAGACCGGCTCCGGGGGGCGTGCGCGGCCGCAGCCCGTCGTGTCCGACGACGGGTTCGACGGTCCCGCGACCGGGACGTTCATGGCGGGTGAGTACGGCATGCCGCCGGCCGATCGGCGGCCGGGCGGCAACCTCTTCGACGCCTTCGGCCCCGACGCCGACCACCCCGGGGGTGACGCGGGTCACCGCGGCGCCTTCGGAGCGCCTCCGATGACCGGTCAGTTCGGTGTCCCTGCGGCGGGTCCCGAGGCCGGCCGGTCCGGCGTCTTCGACAGCGGCCCGGTGACCGGTCAGTTCGGTCTCCCGCCGCTGGGGCCCGAGGCCACCCGGCCCGGCGTCCCGCCGTCGGGTCCCGCGAGCGCCCGGCCCAATGTGCCCCCGTCTGGTCCGGAGGCCGGTCGGCCCGGTGTCCCGCCGCCGGGTCCGGAGGCCGCACGGCCCGCTGTGCCCGACGACGGCCCCGCGACCGGCGAGTACGACATCCCGGCCAACGAGTTCGGCCGGCACGGTTCCCGCGGTTCCCGCAGACGCGGTCCGGGCACGGGGGAGTTCGGGCGGCCCGTGGGCCCCGGTACGGGCGAGTTCGGCAAGCCGCGGGAGGCGGGGGAACCGGGGAAGCGCGGTGTCCCCGTCACCGGGGAGTTCGCCATGCCCGACGGGTCGCTCCCCGGCTCCGAGGGCAGTCTCAAGCCGATGCCCGCCGATCAGGCGTTCGGTGCCCCCGTCCGGGGCGGCGGGCACGCCGAACCGCCGGGATACGGGCCGGTCGCCGCCCCGCGAGGCCACGACCAGGAGTTCGGCGGCCCCTCGACCGGCGCGACACAGGCCGCCGGCCCGGCCCAGCTCGCCGGACCGGCCCAGCCGGCGGGGCCGGGCGGCACCGGCGACCGCGTCGGCGGCTCCGGCCGCCCCTCGCCGAGCATCTTCGGCACGCTGACCGTCTTCACCCTGCTCGACGGCACCGGCGAGGCGTTCGACCGGCTGGCCGAGGAGACGGTCGAGGCCGTCCGCCGCTCGGAGCCCGACACGCTCGTCTACACCTGCCACTCGGTGAAGTCGGCACCTCTGCAGCGCATCGTCTACGAGCTCTACCGGGACCAGGTCGCCTACACCGAGCACCAGCGGCAGCCCCACATGGAGCGCTTCGTCACCGAGCGTCAGCCGATGGTGCTCGCCACCAATGTGATCGAGCTCACCGTGAACGCCGCGAAGGTGGTGCCGTTGCCGACCGCCTTCACCCTGTGA
- a CDS encoding sigma-70 family RNA polymerase sigma factor encodes MPKTWPLAGHLPTTTAAAQHGRGNELAIREDASEDLRGLVLRAKTGDTEAFGTLYDRYLTLVYRYVYFRVGSHPLAEDLTSETFLRALRRITDFTWQGRDFGAWLVTIARNLITDHFKSGRYRLEVSTAEVIDTPLDGRHIPENAVVTAMVNDRVLDAVRALGPEQQECVVLRFLHGMSLAETALVMGKKSGAIKALQFRAIRALGRALPADLG; translated from the coding sequence ATGCCGAAAACGTGGCCGCTCGCCGGGCACCTTCCCACGACCACCGCGGCGGCCCAGCACGGCCGCGGCAACGAACTCGCGATTCGCGAGGACGCCTCGGAGGATCTCCGCGGGCTCGTTCTGCGCGCCAAGACGGGAGACACGGAGGCGTTCGGCACCCTCTACGACCGTTACCTCACCCTGGTCTACCGCTACGTCTACTTCAGGGTCGGCTCCCATCCGCTGGCCGAGGACCTCACAAGTGAGACCTTCCTGCGCGCACTCCGCCGGATCACCGACTTCACCTGGCAGGGACGTGATTTCGGCGCCTGGCTCGTGACCATCGCCAGAAATCTGATCACCGACCACTTCAAGTCCGGCAGGTACCGGCTGGAGGTCTCGACGGCCGAGGTGATCGACACGCCGCTCGACGGCCGGCACATCCCGGAGAACGCCGTCGTCACCGCGATGGTCAACGACCGGGTCCTCGACGCCGTCCGCGCGCTCGGCCCCGAACAGCAGGAGTGCGTGGTCCTGCGCTTCCTGCACGGCATGTCCCTCGCGGAGACCGCGCTCGTCATGGGCAAGAAGAGCGGCGCGATCAAGGCGTTGCAGTTCCGCGCGATCCGCGCGCTGGGCCGTGCCCTCCCCGCCGACCTCGGCTGA
- a CDS encoding DUF5667 domain-containing protein, which yields MGEWLPGVSRRSRTRVQSRVARLGDRVTAAPRPEFHARLRERLMRDSAPPDDDLPEPPPTASRWPPRGGPFPSLLSVLLAASAVVSGVWAYQSMPGDAFYPLKRAAESTLFHLSADDAERADRSLGYAETRAREVERLLGSGERKNMIGETLQAMEETTRSAVRSLTRVRHRDTARAGQLKRFVRKQHAQVSGMIPRMDVEDRRRASGYLDYIEGLAPPE from the coding sequence ATGGGTGAGTGGCTGCCCGGAGTCTCGCGGAGGTCGCGGACACGCGTCCAGAGCCGCGTCGCGCGCCTCGGCGACCGGGTGACGGCCGCCCCCCGCCCCGAGTTCCACGCCCGGCTGCGCGAGCGGCTCATGCGGGACTCCGCCCCACCGGACGACGACCTCCCCGAGCCCCCGCCCACCGCCTCCCGGTGGCCGCCGCGCGGGGGGCCGTTCCCGAGCCTGCTGAGCGTCCTCCTGGCGGCCTCGGCGGTCGTCTCGGGGGTCTGGGCCTACCAGTCGATGCCTGGTGACGCCTTCTACCCGCTCAAACGCGCCGCCGAGAGCACGCTCTTCCACCTCAGCGCCGACGACGCCGAGCGGGCCGACCGGTCCCTGGGGTACGCGGAGACCCGGGCCCGCGAGGTCGAGCGGCTGCTCGGTTCCGGCGAGCGGAAGAACATGATCGGGGAGACCCTCCAGGCCATGGAGGAGACCACCCGCTCCGCGGTCCGGTCCCTCACCCGGGTACGACATCGCGACACGGCGAGGGCCGGGCAGCTCAAGCGCTTCGTCCGCAAGCAGCACGCCCAGGTCTCGGGCATGATCCCCAGGATGGACGTCGAGGACCGGCGCAGGGCCAGCGGCTACCTCGACTACATCGAGGGTCTGGCCCCGCCGGAGTGA
- a CDS encoding HAD family hydrolase, translated as MRRLIRRGEAQKAGEVAAAAAATVAMPMAEPDPVAAAFFDVDNTMMRGASIYHFARGLASRGLFTSKDLFRFALGQVVFRVRGDENPEHIAEARETALAFVAGSRVEEIIRLGEEIYDEEMADRIWAGTRALAQAHLDAGQRVWLVTATPVELARVIAQRLGLTGALGTVAETRDGVYTGRLVGDLLHGPAKAEAVRALARREGLDLSRCSAYSDSANDLPLLSLVGHATAINPDSELRDHAREHDWEIKDFRTGRKATMIGLPIAAGAGAVAGGIAAAIALRRHYRSG; from the coding sequence ATGAGGCGGCTAATACGACGGGGCGAAGCGCAGAAGGCCGGAGAGGTCGCGGCCGCAGCAGCGGCGACGGTCGCCATGCCGATGGCCGAGCCCGATCCGGTGGCCGCCGCGTTCTTCGACGTCGACAACACCATGATGCGCGGCGCCTCCATCTACCACTTCGCGCGGGGTCTCGCCTCGCGGGGCCTGTTCACCAGCAAGGACCTGTTCAGGTTCGCCCTGGGCCAGGTGGTCTTCCGTGTCCGCGGCGACGAGAACCCCGAGCACATCGCCGAGGCTCGGGAGACCGCGCTGGCGTTCGTGGCGGGCAGCAGGGTCGAGGAGATCATCCGGCTCGGCGAGGAGATCTACGACGAGGAGATGGCCGACCGCATCTGGGCCGGCACCCGTGCCCTGGCGCAGGCCCACCTCGACGCCGGGCAGCGGGTCTGGCTGGTCACCGCCACACCGGTGGAGCTCGCCCGGGTGATCGCCCAGCGTCTCGGCCTGACCGGAGCCCTGGGCACCGTCGCGGAGACCCGCGACGGCGTCTACACCGGCCGCCTGGTCGGCGACCTGCTCCACGGCCCCGCCAAGGCGGAGGCCGTACGAGCCCTGGCCCGCAGGGAAGGGCTCGACCTGAGCCGCTGCTCGGCCTACAGCGACTCGGCCAACGACCTGCCGCTGCTCTCCCTGGTCGGTCACGCCACCGCGATCAACCCCGACTCCGAGCTGCGCGACCACGCCCGCGAGCACGATTGGGAGATCAAGGACTTCCGCACCGGCCGCAAGGCGACCATGATCGGCCTGCCCATCGCCGCGGGTGCGGGAGCCGTCGCGGGCGGCATCGCCGCCGCCATCGCGCTGCGCCGCCACTACCGCTCCGGCTGA